In Penaeus monodon isolate SGIC_2016 chromosome 41, NSTDA_Pmon_1, whole genome shotgun sequence, a single genomic region encodes these proteins:
- the LOC119598607 gene encoding putative uncharacterized protein DDB_G0282133 has translation MSPSPCLPTGQAETLPPMPELKKLSSLRRRRKLPSQGPNQAGKERCVPCVDIQSSASGQMATYLSTDAHETTPTLTVHHRNRTEQAMHTKASYMQQRIPPVRSQDSLNFTGYFSPSGYTTDHLSSQHTFPSTQQGNQPTHTVPHGNHTEQAMHTKASNMQQRIPPARSQDSLDFTGCFSSSDHLSSQHTFPSTQQEKQQRFDPSRNVSSQHNEWRRQMQLQQSQVPHPRHRNAQHSYGQDYRSNLHAHYPNYSQYFGNAGYQAHVEGRKESHQPRLPHQMDPFSRQGMQRLPQDPMQMYRQNGPGLQYQYQNQVNREENQRQYQSQMQVYKQQNQDHNQINRMHQYHMQMHQQNGQKQYRLDLHYNARHQVQMGEKHRKAHTEEHPVNMKACREQNQYQNYIKHCQTQFSQSKTQQVHRAEEDKELPQQTNQLLHNQQGVGGSLEQCWQAIHRQLHFQNLTLERGKANESSPKDNANVAGSPKSDVTPPEENTHSPPNLLNGNPQSQMDSPSGETDENHTQHHPQTSHDIVSSPSSVSEDLEQTTMVGGHTLISAETFLSYLKTSAAEEDNGGKTHTPVSAPHSSYRVNIKTGASIRFIDLLDESEDGEDATVSPRRSSTSTDHEKEMNYFDDSENNAHLGSSSPVYKQVDRNSDSENSFTDNMQREMVREIYTEVTELDGSFQLTNVLKPSEGIPTLVGCDTPHYSDPTRLEYREIETGRCKKPRK, from the coding sequence ATGTCACCATCCCCTTGTCTGCCAACGGGTCAGGCCGAGACACTGCCGCCTATGCCAGAGCTTAAAAAACTGTCAAGTTTGCGTAGACGTAGGAAGTTACCATCACAGGGACCAAACCAAGCTGGGAAAGAAAGATGTGTTCCTTGTGTCGACATACAATCCTCGGCGTCAGGACAAATGGCAACATATCTTTCCACAGACGCGCATGAAACAACGCCAACCCTCACAGTACATCACAGGAACCGCACAGAGCAAGCGATGCACACTAAGGCGTCCTATATGCAACAAAGGATTCCTCCAGTTAGATCACAAGATTCTCTAAATTTCACTGGATATTTTTCTCCCTCTGGGTATACCACAGATCATCTTTCCTCGCAGCATACATTTCCATCAACACAGCAGGGAAACCAGCCAACCCACACAGTACCTCACGGGAACCACACAGAGCAAGCGATGCATACTAAGGCGTCCAATATGCAACAAAGGATTCCTCCAGCTAGATCACAAGACTCTCTAGATTTCACGGGATGTTTTTCTTCCTCGGATCATCTTTCTTCACAACATACATTTCCATCAACACAGCAGGAAAAACAGCAGAGGTTCGACCCAAGTCGCAATGTATCCTCCCAGCATAACGAGTGGAGGAGACAAATGCAACTTCAGCAATCCCAGGTACCCCATCCTCGCCACAGGAATGCCCAACATAGCTATGGACAGGATTACAGGTCTAACTTACATGCACACTATCCAAATTACAGTCAGTACTTCGGAAATGCTGGCTACCAAGCACacgtagaaggaaggaaggagtccCATCAGCCACGGCTTCCACACCAGATGGATCCGTTTTCTAGACAGGGAATGCAACGCTTGCCTCAGGACCCTATGCAAATGTACCGGCAAAACGGACCAGGCTTGCAATACCAATATCAAAATCAAGTAAATAGAGAAGAAAACCAAAGACAGTATCAGTCACAAATGCAGGTATACAAACAACAAAATCAGGATCATAACCAAATTAACCGCATGCATCAGTATCATATGCAAATGCACCAGCAAAATGGACAGAAACAATATAGACTAGATCTGCATTACAATGCCCGACATCAAGTACAAATGGGAGAAAAGCATCGAAAGGCACACACGGAAGAGCATCCTGTGAATATGAAAGCGTGCAGAGAACAAAACCAGTATCAGAATTATATTAAGCACTGTCAGACACAGTTCAGTCAATCCAAAACTCAACAGGTGCACAGagcagaggaagataaagaattgCCACAGCAGACGAATCAACTACTCCATAATCAACAAGGCGTAGGCGGGAGTTTAGAACAGTGTTGGCAAGCCATTCATCGTCAGCTGCATTTCCAGAACCTCACACTAGAGAGGGGAAAGGCAAACGAATCTTCTCCCAAAGATAACGCTAACGTTGCTGGTTCTCCCAAGAGCGATGTTACTCCCCCGGAAGAAAATACTCACAGTCCTCCGAATCTCCTCAACGGTAATCCTCAAAGCCAAATGGATTCTCCGTCAGGAGAGACTGACGAAAACCACACGCAACATCATCCCCAGACGAGCCACGACatcgtttcttctccttcgtctgtaAGTGAGGACCTGGAACAGACCACGATGGTTGGAGGCCACACACTTATCTCAGCAGAAACTTTCTTATCTTACCTGAAGACGTCAGCTGCAGAGGAAGACAACGGAGGTAAAACTCATACTCCGGTATCTGCACCACACAGCAGCTATAGAGTCAACATTAAGACAGGCGCATCGATCAGGTTTATTGACCTCCTTGATGAAAGTGAAGATGGGGAGGACGCTACAGTCTCCCCGCGAAGATCCTCCACGAGCACAGACCacgaaaaagaaatgaattacTTTGATGACTCAGAAAATAATGCACATCTCGGTTCTTCATCTCCCGTTTATAAACAGGTTGACCGGAATTCGGATTCCGAAAACAGCTTCACAGATAATATGCAGAGAGAAATGGTCCGAGAAATCTACACAGAGGTTACCGAGCTAGATGGCAGTTTTCAACTTACAAACGTGTTGAAGCCATCCGAGGGTATTCCGACGCTAGTTGGTTGTGATACCCCACATTATAGTGATCCTACAAGACTAGAATACCGTGAAATAGAAACAGGGAGATGTAAAAAACCCAGAAAATAA